tatgggggcgcgccggacaaaaataggctttgggggacgcggctggaacggtttttttgtccggcgcgctccaagtagggacgctttgggggacgcggctggagattctCTAATAATGGAAGagaaaatgatcaagatagtgcaTCCAAGGTGTGCAAACAGTAAGGAAACAGAAGGGTGTGCAAACAGTAAGGTGTCGTCGACTCTTATTAAGATTCCTCGAAGAGAAGAACACATGAGTTTCACCTTCCCCATCCTAAAAATGCGGTATGTTGGAGGAGGAAAACAATATATAATACACCGAAATATGCCACATATGGATTATTACCGTCCTGTTGAGATAAAGGAAACAGCTTCAAGGTTAGAGTTCTACACTTTGTTCAATAAAAAGCCATTTTTTGCACGGAATTTCGGAAAGGTGAAATCCATATTTGAATCACTTGGTTTGTTAGCTATAAGGAGAGGTTGGCCAGTGTCAAGCGAGCGAGTGAAACTGGCTGGTGGTCCTGGCCGCCTGTTTCGAAGGATGTAACAaaataataaaataaaaaaactacTCCTTGTACCCTTTGCTGCTACGCCCACCCGGACCCAGCGCGCGTGCCTCGCCGTGTTTATTTATACAGGCAGACGGCACGCCTTTCTCCCTAGCCAGTAGCCACCACAACAACTCGAAGCGATACTAGATATAGCTGAAGAAGATCAGACGACGACGAAGCAAAGCAAAGCAAACGAAAGAGGATACATGGGGGAGCAGGAGAGCAGAAGCAGCTGCGAGAGCGGCGGCGACGCGATGGCGCCGGCGGGGAAGGAGCACGGCCGCGCCGCCGCGGACCCGCGCCTCCAGGGCATTTCCGACGCTATACGCGTCGTCCCGCACTTCCCCAAGCCAGGTCTCCGTTGGTTCTTCGAGCTAATTATGCGCGCGCGTGTATGGTCGGTCTATGGTGACCCTGCTTTTTCTCTTGTCTGACCTCGTCGTGCGCGCGCGGGTGGGGTGCAGGGATCATGTTCAACGACATCACGGCGGTGCTGCTGCGGCCGGGCGTGTTCAAGGACGCCGTGGACATGTTCGTGGAGCGCTACCGGGGCATGGGCATCGCCGCCGTCGCAGGTAAACCCCACTGCATCCATCCATCAGTTATCACCAGTTAATGGCCATGCCACCGCGCGCTCGGCGCCGTGGCGGTCAGTTGGTGATGATCTTGAACTCCGTAGCGTCGATCTTCGGGGAAGATCGCTCATGCTCGTCTTTCGGCCGGACGCGCGACTCCGGTCGTTGATCAGGTCGTCGATCGCCACCGCATTGCTCATCCCCACCACCACTAGTTGGTCTAAATCACTTTCAGCTGGTAATTTTTTACTAGTAGGGTAGTTATCGTGGAGAGCCGCCAGGAAACGTAACAAGGGGCGGTACTAGGTACCATGATCCGACGCACGCACGGACGGACGAACAGGTGTGTCCTTGTCTCTCACCGCCTGTTCCAGAGACCGGCCGGGGCAATTAAAACCAGGGGCCAATGCCAGTGTGCCAAACATTGACAGCACGGGCGAGATAAGAGGCGGTCGTCGATCCAAGTCCACTTAATTATAGCTTCTGCACGCATGTGCCATGCATGGTCCCTGCGCACGCGCACGCCGGTCGAGCGCGAGCGCGAGCGGGTCGCCGACCGGCCACGGCCCCCGGCGCGCCACTTGTACGGCCGGCCAGCGCGCACCGTGCGCGGATCGGGCAGGGCCATGCCGGCGAGCGGGACCCCGCGTGGTCGACGATCAATGCCGGCCCGACCGGATCGCGGCCGGAGCCCGGAGTGCGCGGTGCATACACGTCGACTGCAGACGACGACGCGCGGGGACCGGCCGGCAGGGAGCGGCGCCTACGCGAGCTTTCCTGTGACGCTGTGTGGGGGCGGCGCGCGCGCGGATTTGAATCACCTGATCGGACGGCCGCACATGCGGTGCGCTcctgtcgtgtcgtgtcgtgtcgtctCGCCCGCCGGCCCGCTCCTCCGGCCCGTGCATGTCAGCATGTACTGTTGAGTCTGTGATACTACTGACTGGTAGTACACCACAAGCGTACAGCTGCGTCTGGTTAACCTCGCTGCACCAGCGCGCATGTCAGTCACCACATTGTGTGCGATCTTCCAAAAAGAAACGCCATTGTGACGCCGACCCTACGGCGACTGCTAGCTGCCCCGTGTCGTGTGTCCCGTTTTCAGATACTCAGATCTGGCCATTCTGACCCTTTTGATATGCATCTACAGCCTGTGTGTGCGTACATGGTGATTTTTCTTACAGTATTTTTTCTTCTTACTGATGATGACACCTACCAGGTATTGAAGCTAGAGGGTTCATATTCGGCCCGGCAATCGCGTTGGCCATTGGAGCGAAATTCATACCCTTGCGCAAACCCGGGAAACTACCAGGTACAAATCTCATCTGCAAACTTATTGGTCATAAACACACTGAGGTGAAGCGTCTACCactagtttttttttttccttctttttttttgcgaatggtCTACCACTAGCTTTGCTAGGCTGTGAGCTCTAGCAGTATTTCTTTTTTAATTCCAATGTATGTGTAATTCACTGCCGGAGTTTTCTCCATGAGCTTTGGTACTAGTAACAAAATGGTCCGTTCCGTGGCTGTTTTCCCGGAAAGGCGGAAACACAGGTGGAGAAGATATTTCATCAAGTGTACGTTGTGCAACCCAGTAGGATCGACTACTACTGCTAACTACTCCCTCCTATCCATATTACTTGGATCGGAGGGAGACTAAAACTTAACTGAATCTGCTTTTCCTTGGTAATGTACATGAAGAAAGGGTCATATTTTTCCTTTTTAGAGATAGGCAAATTTCGTCTATGTGGTTCATTTTTTTAACACATAGTATAACAATCTTGGGCATAAGTTTCCCATCATATATGTATTCCAACAAGGAATGAGGATTTTCAGTGCGGGATATAAAAACATACTTACATCTCACTGTACCATCCGTGCTAAGTACTCTATGTTTTGGTGCTTTAGCAGGTTTATTCATGGAAATTAGTCGTTTATTTCCAGATGCTTTGTCATGCCCTTTTTTAAAAAATTCTAGTTGTTGCTATTGCTATGTTCACTAACCGCCTAGGAGTGCTGTACGTGTCTGACTTCTGAAAAGTTTCAGTTCAGTACTGATCAGCAGATTCATAAAATGCTGGTACAAGGTCGAACAAACGTTTGAGAGTTTGTAAGGCAAGGTCTGATCGATTAAGCTGCACCTCGCGGCGCTAGTAATTTATAACTGCATATCTACCTTCGCCGTACATGTGCTGATTTTGTTCTACGAAACAATGAAGGCGAGGTGATCTCCGAGAGCTATGTGCTTGAGTATGGAACGGATTGCTTGGAGATGCACCTTGGAGCCGTCGAGCCGGGCGAGCGCGTAGTGGTTGTCGACGATTTGGTAGCGACCGGTGGGACACTCTCTGCGGCTATAAGGCTTATTGGTGAGTACCTCTATTTACCTGTTGCTCTCTTCTCTCCAAAATAGCAGTACATGCATCAAGATGAAATTTGTTGATTGTCAATAATCCTTGCGCATCATACTGAACTGAATTGGATCATATATAGTAAGTAGTAAGAAAAAAGAGGGTGAGTCAAAGCCTCTCTGATGCTGATATGGAATAATATAGGGAAAAATTACATCAAGTATCATGCAGTATAGTCAATTAGCTAGGAGTCTCAACAACTTAGTGATAACATGTAGAGTAGAGAGCCATCATGTTGTGTTGACAAGAAGCAAAGCTTACCCTTGAGAGCGACAAATTCCTGTTTGACAGATAAGTCCTACGGTCCTAGCTACTAGCTAATTACATAAAGGTGTGCTTTTGATGGGACTAGACGCATAATTTGATCTTTGATGCTACGTAGTACAAGTGGAAACTTTGTAGATAATGATCCAGCATTCATGTCACAGCGAGTCAGGGATTTCTAATCGCATATCTCGCCCAATCATATGGATGTACCATGGGCCATGAATGTGAAATTGTCTTTTGACCAATCTTTCTATAATTGCTGCAAATATTTGCATTCCAGAGCGTGCTGGAGCTGACGTTGTTGAGTGTGCATGCTTAATTGGACTTCCGAAGTTTAAGGTATGCACACATTCTTACATACTACTTGTTTATGGACAGTATATACAAGTTCATGTTGTGTGAATGAAATCAATGAAAAAGCCAGTAGTTTCCTGGGTAAAAaacagtactccctccgttcctttctataatgcctattgttttttcgcttttgtttcagaatataagaagAAAGTTGTCTTTTTTTTGCAAATAACCCCTTCCACCGATCTGTTTCCATCCAGAAAATCTGGAACGAATCTGTTCACGTTGAGAAAATCTGGTATGCAATCACGTAGAGAAAATCTGGAACAAATCTGTTTATGTAGAGTATGTTCCCTTCCTAAATACGTGGACCAATCTGGTCGCACGCCTCATCTCTCTCCACTTCTAACGTCGAGAAAAGTAGCCTTGATCTGTACGTGGGAGTAGATCACGCGTGCATCATTAAGGCAAGTGTATTTCTCACGGAACGGCCACGTACTTTCTCGCGAGGGAGCAGATCACGTCTCGGATTTGTTTTCAGTTTCCTTTTTTTCTCTCAAATAGTGCTAGGGGGTTTTGTGTCAATAAATttgcttgcgctaatttccgtgccaaaaaacaataggcactatagaaaggaacggagggagtacttaacAAGATTTCGAAGCTACAAGGGCCGCACTTTCAAACCCGCTAACTCCATGTTTTTTACAGGATTTCTACAAGCTTGACGGAAAGCCAGTTTACATACTGGTGGAATCTCGCAAATAGGAAGTAAAAATGATAATCGCTCAGGCAAGTTTCCATAGTCTTACGGAAGAAATTTCGCTCAGACATTTCAGTTTTTGAATGTTTTCCAAACATATAATGCAAGATAGCCTTGGTCTGCAAATTTAAAAGGCCATGCTGTTGTATGAATGTGCTGCTCCTCTATACACAGCCCACAAGAATGTACGATTACTCAGTTAAAAAAAAAAGAATGTACGATTGCTACACTTGTCATCCATATTTTAAAGTGAAAATTCTGGTAGTTGTGTATAACTAGACTACAAAATTATAACTTTAGAAGGCGTCAATTTTGTGGACTTAATTATTTATACTTTGGTTGTAAGTTGCAACTTCCACATTAAACTATTTTACATTTTTACACATCCATCTTTAGTGAAACAAGAGAACATGTGTTACTTAGTCTAATCCAGATTCATACATGCTAATTCTAGCCTTGTTTCTTCTTCAGAAAAACAGCTTCATTCCTTTGCAAGCCCATGGTGGATGTGTATTGAGTATTGACAACTCTGCAGTACACTGTTAAGAAAGGCAGCTGCTATTTAAGTGTCTTGGCGGAGAGGGCCAGATAGATGGAATTTAGTCTTCATAGCACTAGATTTTCCAGTAGTTTTTTGGAGACCATGTAGATTTTCTATTACTAGTATTGATGAGAGCTTGTAGTTCTTTCTGTCCGGAATCCTCACTGTTAGCCTGGGAAAAGAAAACCATTCTGTCCTTCAGGTTTTTACTGGAATTTACCTGTTCTTTTTTCAGTTACTGATCATGCTACTATTTTACAATTACATTGTCTTACACCCCTAAAGTATCCTACTAATACTAAGATTACTACAGCTATCTGAGTTGGAAAATAATGGGAATTTGCATTTACCAGCTCCAAGTTACAGCCAGAAGAACAAAAATATACATGGTTGTTTCTTAACTGAAGCTAATAGAAAGAACAAGCCTGGTTCAGAGGGAGCAGCGGTGACCTTTGGATCACTTATTTTGAGCGAAATCTTGCCACGATGCCGATCTTGGGACGCCGGCAGAACGCAGGAGCTGCTGCTCCGACGCCGACGTCGACATGCCGGAGCCGGAAGGACACGAAAACTGCTGCTGCGACGCCGGTCTCGGCATGCGACCGGAGCAGGCTAGAGGGGAGCTCGGCTTGCAGGGATCACCGAACTGCTGGCACGAGACCGACCTGGGCATGCCGCCGGCGCGGTGGAGCCGGCACCGGAAGGAGCCAGGGTGGTCGGTGGGCGAGCAGATGCACTGCCGCATGCCCTCTTTCGTCATCGGTGGCaccttcgccgccgccgccacgccgatCTTTGAAGCCATCTTGTATGCAGCTACGCTCCGATCGAGGGCTCCCTTGGCTGTGGCCAAAATTGAAAGCTGAATCTGCTAACGAGTTTTGAGTTTTGAGAGGACACGCTTGTTTTAGTTACGCTCGGCGGGGGTATTTGTAACGGAATTGCCGGCTGGATCTCGCGTCAGAATCCAGGTTCGTTACGATTCCGGTTAGATCGCTTGAAGCCTGAAACTAACAAGAGAGCGCTCCGCAGACTGACGGGGAAACCCAACTGATTCGAAAAAATGATGCAAATTTTCCCCAAATTCAGTGCTCTTAGCAAGAGCATCGCGTGACAGATTACACATACACTTACAGAGGCCCGTACATCTCAGATTCAGTGCTTCTTGTACAACAGAagtaaacaagcaaacaaagtcgTGGGGGTGCGATCGATCGATCGGCGGATCAGAGCGTTGGCAGCATCATGTGGACCAGGGGAGCCGGCCGGGACCGGCGGTGCCGCGCCTTGAACTTCCTGATGGCCGCCCTCAGCACCTTCCTCCATCCCTGCTGGAGAAACCAAAAACCAACAGAAACCTCGTAACGGTAACACAGATGATTCGGAGAGCTGAAGCTTCGGAGGGGTTCAGGTAGAGGAAGCTACCTTGGCGGGGGAAGGCGATGGCATGGTCGGCGAGAAATCCAGCTTCGGCATGCCCGTCTCGTGGAGGTCGAGGAAGGACCCGTCCCGCCgcagccgccggcgccgccacctCGACCTGCCGCTTCCTCcggcgccggcggcagcgtcCTTGGCCTTCAGCCTGCTTCCGGCCCTCGCCCGGCGCTTCCACTTGGCGATGAGGAAGTCCCTGGAGCCAGCACCGGATGCCGGCGACGCGCTGGGGATCTTGTTGACCGGGGACCAGATGCCGCTCTGGGCGTAGTCGAAGTCGAAGGCGGAGGAGTCGGCGAACTTGCCGAGGAGGTTCCGCGACATGGACTGCCCCATGTACTCCACCGTCACCACGCGCTCGACCACGACCACCGTGGCTGCTGGGTTGTTGCCGCTCTCGCCGCCGGCGTCTGTCTCGGCCGCGCTGTTCATGCTGGCTTGAGGTGCTTGGAATCGAGGAGGAGCAGAGGAAGGGATGTGGAGCGTGGTGATCGAAGCAGGGAGATGGAGATTGGGGGTGGGAAATGGGATGCAGCAAGAAGAGCTCACTGGAAGTAACCGTTGTGGTGTCTGGGCCTCGGCAGGTACTCGACCGTTGGGATCTGAGGGATTTTGACACTGACACGTGGGGTCAGGAAGTCTGGAGACCTGAGTAGCACACCAGCCGGTCCACACATCCCTTGGCTTGGGTGCACCGTGCACGGTCACAGTAAAAAGGCGTCGCCACGGGCATCTTGCTCACCTCCATGTGTGCCACGCtcgtcctcgaaataggctttcgccccgctatattaatatagcacaccatcgatacaacatatgatccattgctggggcaaacagcacaaagcaagcccaaaagaaaacacaaaagaaagaaaagagaaactaATGCCGAAAGGGTCGGATCAACAGAAACGGAGATGcctcgcaaccgctgcgcccgcCGGATAATGCCCACCACGCTCCTAGCACTCTGAAGTTCCGCgtaccaagcaacaccttcaagaaggggTGCGACGTCGACGCCACTGCTGCCCGGAgtagtcctagggtttcccccggtatgcGCAAGGACAAAGAAACATGGCTTCACCCAacgcccttcaagaaggaagaGTGGCGCCCGCGGGCGTCACCGCGTCGGTGCCGGCAATGCCGacagggatttctcccgaccctCGCAACCTCTCCTTGGACACTCCATCGTGCTCCACCACACTCGCCACCCACCACCATGCGCCACACGGCCTTGCAAGCACCACCGCCGTCTCACCGTGACCAACGAAGCGGGGTCATCACGAACAGGACGAGCCAACCGGGAGCGCGAGGCAGCACGTCAGCAGCCACGCCGGAGgaaccacctccaccgccacctgcgGACACCGACCGGACGCGGCGACCGGAACATACCTGGCCCACCTGGCCCGGCCGAGCCCGAGCGGGCTCGTGAAGTTCCTGTCTATGCGCTGCAGTGTACGCGCCGCCGACATCGCCGCCCCGAGCTCCGGCCTTCCCTCCGTCCGTTTAGAGGAGCACCACGGGGCAGGGAGCCGGCCCGCCCGGACCCAGATGGGGCCCgaagggcccagatctgggccaggCAGGTGGAGCCCCGAGCCACCGCGCCGTCCCGAGGCCAAAGAGTCTCGCCACCACGTCGTCGtcacccgccgccgcgccgccaagGAGGAAACGCCGCCGCCGGAACCGCTCCGACCTGGGAGCACCGCCACCAGACGAGGAGACCCCGCGTCTCCACTTCTTATGCGCGGGGAAGAgcagctccgccgccgccggcaccgcacggggctttgcccggcggctgcGCCGACGGCGCGGCGCCGGGAGGCCGGAGGAGGGGGCGAGGGAGCGCTAGGTGCTGGGCGCCCTCCTGCCGCCCGCGGGGAGCGGCAGCAAGGGCCGGGGGAGAGGAGGGGGGGGGGTCGGGGGTGGAGGCGAGGACggcctggcggcggcggcggcgcgacgggGCGAAACCCTAGTCGCCTACGCGTCGCGGGAGCCCCCTTCGCGTCTTTCCCCTGGATCTTCTTGATGCTTCGCGTCGAGGGTTTCTCGTGTGTCACGCTCGTCGCTCAGGCACTTTTTAGTGTGAATAATTTCATAAATATAAACCTGGTCATTTTTAAAAAGTAGCCTCGTTTTCCGGTTGCAATGTTAACATATGAACCTTGAAAATCTGGTACAGCGAAAAACTACAAACCAAATAAAGTTATGATTACATGATAAGTTGCAAATAAACTATAAAATTCCAACTCTCATTTCGTCAATTAGCATTATCTTAGTATGGTTTCAATAAAATTGAGTGTAGACAGAGGCCGAGTTTGTCCATTTTTGGTGAACCAAGGGAATGGTCCACATGAAGCAACACAGGTATCGCGGCCATGGCTCACCATACCCACAGTCACGCCCCTTTTCATCGAAATTTGGTGGCTCCACACTTCTATGCATGTGATCAAGCTCGACAAACCATAGGCATGCGTTGCTCGAGTAACAACGAAGGGAACTGAAATAACAAGTTCTCACGGAAATTTCCACCCGGCGGGGCGGAAGAATTCATTACTTCCAGGCTCGATTTCAGATCCTATTCCGTCTTCAGGGTGTTGGAACAACCCTCAGCAGCCTGAAAAGAAAACAAGTTTAAGGTCTTCATCACCTTTACAACTTCAGCGAGTTGGGCAGAGATTTCTGGTACCAGCTCCTTGTGATGATCCTCGAGAACTGTCTGCAACATCTTCTAAGCCTTGTAATTTTTTTTCCTTCAGTAATTCTCAAAAAGTTGGGGGAGGGGGGCGGTGGCCCCCCCCTGACTTGTACATAGCTCCGCCTCTGGCTGCAAGATAGGGGATTGGAGCGGCGCGAAGGTAAGCGCTCTCTCTCTgcagggaggaggaagaagaggcaagGGTGTCGGATGATACTGATGGCCTCGTCCAATATTGGAATGGCACAGACGTAGCCTGATGATGGCGGACAGTTCCTACTATAGCCGATCAGCAATTTCAGAATTTCAATTTTTATCGTGAGTAATAGCTGAGAAAACCTACACGACACGGAAATAAATATCAAAATATATGTAATTGATGCAAATATTATGAAAGTTATATGTCTCATGGACAAATCAAATGTCTGAGAAAACCTACACGACACGGAAATGCACTTTGAACCATGTGCATATGCTCCTCCCATCGCAATTTTTATAAAAAATATCAAAAACCACTTCGAATGAAAATTTTCCGCGTATATATCGACACTCTATTGCACACGCTAAGTTTTACGGACAATCGGCATTTCTCTTGTCTCTTTGtaaaaaaaatataaacaaaTGTTTCATGAAGAGTCTTTTTAACACCAAATTTTATGTTTTTCCGTATGACACAAAAATTGCTGTTTTTCATGAAACAATTTTGCGAGCATATAATGTCAAGATGTACGTGCTATAGTTTTTTTTTTGGGATTTTGTAAGCCAGGAGCATGTGCTGATTAGTGCAAAAACGCCTTGTCCTACATGACTGGTATTCTAAATAAAATCGTAAAACACTTATTCGGTCAACACTGAATTGGCCAAAAAAGGCCTTCGCCTTCCCTTCCCTTCACCCACGTACATTCCCATTTCCTCTTCTTTTCTGCTCAAGATCCGCGGCCGCTCCAGCTTCAACTGCGGTGCCCGTCCTCAATCTTGGCTTGGTGGTCTTCCACGTCCCCTTCCTCCATAGCCTCCTTTATCGACCACTCCGACGAATCCTCCAACAACTCACTGCAGACCTCGACGCCACCATGC
This region of Lolium perenne isolate Kyuss_39 chromosome 2, Kyuss_2.0, whole genome shotgun sequence genomic DNA includes:
- the LOC127335467 gene encoding adenine phosphoribosyltransferase 2 codes for the protein MGEQESRSSCESGGDAMAPAGKEHGRAAADPRLQGISDAIRVVPHFPKPGIMFNDITAVLLRPGVFKDAVDMFVERYRGMGIAAVAGIEARGFIFGPAIALAIGAKFIPLRKPGKLPGEVISESYVLEYGTDCLEMHLGAVEPGERVVVVDDLVATGGTLSAAIRLIERAGADVVECACLIGLPKFKDFYKLDGKPVYILVESRK
- the LOC127335468 gene encoding uncharacterized protein isoform X2, which translates into the protein MNSAAETDAGGESGNNPAATVVVVERVVTVEYMGQSMSRNLLGKFADSSAFDFDYAQSGIWSPVNKIPSASPASGAGSRDFLIAKWKRRARAGSRLKAKDAAAGAGGSGRSRWRRRRLRRDGSFLDLHETGMPKLDFSPTMPSPSPAKGWRKVLRAAIRKFKARHRRSRPAPLVHMMLPTL
- the LOC127335468 gene encoding uncharacterized protein isoform X1, which translates into the protein MNSAAETDAGGESGNNPAATVVVVERVVTVEYMGQSMSRNLLGKFADSSAFDFDYAQSGIWSPVNKIPSASPASGAGSRDFLIAKWKRRARAGSRLKAKDAAAGAGGSGRSRWRRRRLRRDGSFLDLHETGMPKLDFSPTMPSPSPAKQGWRKVLRAAIRKFKARHRRSRPAPLVHMMLPTL